From Pectinophora gossypiella chromosome 16, ilPecGoss1.1, whole genome shotgun sequence, one genomic window encodes:
- the LOC126373857 gene encoding aquaporin-11 isoform X1, which translates to MKFTIDVLGIFLKVVVKINKVTFAPLVVSTLFILLTSLLAHCARRLVQKLVKESFVRQLLEEAIAAAELCGCCFELIIVADNFGVATYAVFLFALTIWWSMNWGEATACPYTHLEDIIEGKGDVRKALLKTWAELTGGILVFKYVQLYWALEISETHKDKAFEDCKADLQVPVLYGAVVEGIATCMCRLASKSLGDLNPRFATAIDSFIGTSLVVAGVLARHTVFVYRYQDSSANAELSIFCKVHLGKAFDYSGGYFNPVLATSLKAGCEGHTMLEHAVVYWIGACAGSLLSVYMYKLPAIQRFVKGTSEANGDSIWADKED; encoded by the exons ataaacAAAGTGACGTTTGCGCCACTAGTGGTGTCGACGCTATTCATCCTGCTGACGTCGCTGCTGGCCCACTGTGCTCGGCGACTGGTCCAGAAGTTGGTGAAGGAGTCCTTTGTCAGACAACTCCTAGAAGAGGCCATAGCCGCTGCCGAACTCTGCGGGTGCTGCTTCGAACTTATTATTG TTGCGGATAACTTCGGTGTCGCCACGTATGCGGTGTTCCTGTTCGCCCTGACTATCTGGTGGTCCATGAACTGGGGAGAAGCCACAGCATGCCCCTACACGCATCTCGAGGATATCATTGAAG GCAAGGGCGATGTCCGCAAGGCTCTCCTAAAGACGTGGGCGGAGCTGACTGGTGGAATTCTGGTGTTCAAGTACGTGCAGCTGTACTGGGCGCTGGAGATCTCAGAGACGCACAAGGACAAGGCTTTTGAAGACTGCAAGGCTGATTTGCAG GTACCAGTCTTGTACGGAGCCGTGGTGGAGGGTATTGCAACGTGCATGTGCCGTTTGGCGTCCAAATCCCTTGGAGACCTCAACCCTCGTTTTGCAACTGCCATCGACTCTTTCATTGGCACCTCACTGGTCGTTGCTG GCGTCCTGGCTAGGCACACGGTATTCGTCTACCGCTATCAGGACTCAAGTGCCAATGCGGAATTAAGCATCTTTTGCAAAGTCCATTTAGGAAAAG CGTTCGACTACTCCGGTGGCTACTTCAACCCCGTCCTGGCCACATCGCTGAAGGCCGGTTGTGAAGGCCACACGATGTTGGAACACGCTGTTGTCTACTGGATCGGCGCCTGCGCAGGTTCCTTGCTATCCGTCTACATGTACAAACTTCCCGCCATCCAGAGATTCGTCAAAGGCACGAGCGAAGCCAACGGTGACAGCATTTGGGCTGATAAAGAGGATTAA
- the LOC126373857 gene encoding aquaporin-11 isoform X2, translating into MKFTIDVLGIFLKVVVKINKVTFAPLVVSTLFILLTSLLAHCARRLVQKLVKESFVRQLLEEAIAAAELCGCCFELIIVADNFGVATYAVFLFALTIWWSMNWGEATACPYTHLEDIIEGKGDVRKALLKTWAELTGGILVFKYVQLYWALEISETHKDKAFEDCKADLQVPVLYGAVVEGIATCMCRLASKSLGDLNPRFATAIDSFIGTSLVVAAFDYSGGYFNPVLATSLKAGCEGHTMLEHAVVYWIGACAGSLLSVYMYKLPAIQRFVKGTSEANGDSIWADKED; encoded by the exons ataaacAAAGTGACGTTTGCGCCACTAGTGGTGTCGACGCTATTCATCCTGCTGACGTCGCTGCTGGCCCACTGTGCTCGGCGACTGGTCCAGAAGTTGGTGAAGGAGTCCTTTGTCAGACAACTCCTAGAAGAGGCCATAGCCGCTGCCGAACTCTGCGGGTGCTGCTTCGAACTTATTATTG TTGCGGATAACTTCGGTGTCGCCACGTATGCGGTGTTCCTGTTCGCCCTGACTATCTGGTGGTCCATGAACTGGGGAGAAGCCACAGCATGCCCCTACACGCATCTCGAGGATATCATTGAAG GCAAGGGCGATGTCCGCAAGGCTCTCCTAAAGACGTGGGCGGAGCTGACTGGTGGAATTCTGGTGTTCAAGTACGTGCAGCTGTACTGGGCGCTGGAGATCTCAGAGACGCACAAGGACAAGGCTTTTGAAGACTGCAAGGCTGATTTGCAG GTACCAGTCTTGTACGGAGCCGTGGTGGAGGGTATTGCAACGTGCATGTGCCGTTTGGCGTCCAAATCCCTTGGAGACCTCAACCCTCGTTTTGCAACTGCCATCGACTCTTTCATTGGCACCTCACTGGTCGTTGCTG CGTTCGACTACTCCGGTGGCTACTTCAACCCCGTCCTGGCCACATCGCTGAAGGCCGGTTGTGAAGGCCACACGATGTTGGAACACGCTGTTGTCTACTGGATCGGCGCCTGCGCAGGTTCCTTGCTATCCGTCTACATGTACAAACTTCCCGCCATCCAGAGATTCGTCAAAGGCACGAGCGAAGCCAACGGTGACAGCATTTGGGCTGATAAAGAGGATTAA